One stretch of Castor canadensis chromosome 14, mCasCan1.hap1v2, whole genome shotgun sequence DNA includes these proteins:
- the LOC141416329 gene encoding olfactory receptor 7A10-like, translated as MRAENDTQISEFLLLGISEDPRLQPLIFGFFLSMYLVTILGNLLIILAMISEPHLHTPMYFLLSNLSFVDICFTSTTVPKMLLNIRTKSKVITYENCITQMHFFLLFSVLDNFLLVVMAYDRFVAIRHPLHYTVIMSPQLCVLLVLVSWMVSALHSVIQSLIALRLSFCAHSEIPHFFCELNQVIHHACSDTFLNDVVIYSASVLLVCFPLAGILYSYSKIISSICAISSAQGKYKAFSTCVSHLSVVSLFYCTVLGVYFSSAVTPNSHSTATASVMYSVVTPMLNPFIYSLRNKDIHSALKRLF; from the coding sequence ATGAGGGCAGAGAATGACACacaaatttcagaatttcttcttctgggaaTTTCAGAGGATCCTAGATTGCAGCCTCTCATCTTCGGGTTTTTTCTCTCAATGTACCTGGTCACTATTCTTGGGAACTTACTCATCATCCTTGCCATGATCTCAGAAccccacctgcacacacccatgtacttcctcctctccaacctgtcctttGTGGACATCTGCTTCACCTCCACCACTGTCCCAAAGATGCTCTTAAACATACGTACAAAGAGCAAAGTTATAACGTATGAAAACTGCATTACCCAAATGCATTTTTTCCTACTGTTTTCAGTGTTGGACAACTTTCTGCTGGTTGTGATGGCCTATGATCGCTTTGTGGCCATCCGTCACCCCCTGCACTACACAGTCATCATGAGCCCCCAGCTCTGTGTGTTGCTGGTTCTGGTGTCCTGGATGGTGAGTGCCCTGCATTCAGTTATACAAAGCTTAATAGCCCTGAGGCTGTCTTTTTGTGCACACTCAGAAATCCCacactttttctgtgaacttaACCAGGTGATCCACCATGCCTGCTCTGACACCTTTCTTAATGATGTGGTAATTTATTCTGCATCTGTGCTGCTGGTTTGTTTTCCCCTTGCTGGCATCCTGTACTCTTACTCTAAGATCATTTCCTCTATCTGTGCAATCTCATCAGCTCAAGGGAAATACAAAGCATTCTCCACCTGTGTATCTCACCTCTCAGTTGTCTCCTTATTTTATTGCACTGTGTTGGGAGTGTACTTCAGTTCTGCTGTCACTCCAAACTCACACTCAACTGCAACAGCCTCAGTGATGTACAGTGTAGTcacccccatgctgaaccccttcatctacagtCTCAGGAACAAAGACATTCATAGTGCTCTGAAAAGACTCTTCTGA